In Pseudomonas sp. Leaf58, one DNA window encodes the following:
- the rimO gene encoding 30S ribosomal protein S12 methylthiotransferase RimO → MSTTPATPKVGFVSLGCPKALVDSERILTQLRMEGYEVVPTYEDADVVVVNTCGFIDSAKAESLEVIGEAIKENGKVIVTGCMGVEEGSIRDVHPSVLSVTGPQQYEQVVNAVHQVVPPRQDHNPLIDLVPPQGVKLTPRHYAYLKISEGCNHSCSFCIIPSMRGKLVSRPVGEVLSEAERLVKAGVKEILVISQDTSAYGVDVKYKTDFWNGRPVKTRMLELCEALSSLGAWVRLHYVYPYPNVDDVIPLMAAGKILPYLDIPFQHASPKVLKAMKRPAFEDRTLARIKNWREQCPQLVIRSTFIVGFPGETEEDFQYLLDWLTEAQLDRVGCFQYSPVEGAPANDLGLEEVPDDIKQARWDRFMAHQQAISAARLQLRIGKEIDVLIDEVEEQGSVGRSFFDAPEIDGSVFIDGDHGFKPGDTVRCRVVDADEYDMWAEPI, encoded by the coding sequence ATGTCCACCACGCCCGCCACCCCCAAGGTAGGTTTCGTAAGCCTGGGTTGCCCAAAAGCCCTGGTCGATTCCGAGCGCATCCTTACCCAGCTGCGCATGGAAGGCTATGAAGTCGTGCCCACCTACGAGGACGCCGACGTGGTGGTGGTCAACACCTGCGGCTTCATCGACAGCGCCAAGGCCGAGTCGCTGGAAGTGATCGGCGAAGCGATCAAGGAAAACGGCAAGGTCATCGTCACCGGCTGCATGGGCGTTGAAGAGGGCAGCATCCGTGACGTGCACCCGAGCGTGCTGTCGGTCACCGGGCCGCAACAGTACGAGCAAGTGGTCAACGCCGTGCACCAAGTAGTGCCGCCCCGCCAGGACCACAACCCGCTGATCGACCTGGTGCCGCCGCAGGGCGTCAAGCTGACCCCGCGCCACTATGCGTACCTGAAAATTTCCGAAGGCTGCAACCACAGCTGCAGCTTCTGCATCATCCCGTCGATGCGCGGCAAGCTGGTCAGCCGCCCGGTTGGCGAAGTGCTGAGCGAGGCCGAGCGCCTGGTCAAGGCAGGGGTCAAGGAAATCCTGGTGATTTCCCAAGACACCAGCGCCTACGGCGTCGACGTCAAGTACAAGACCGACTTCTGGAACGGCCGCCCGGTCAAGACCCGCATGCTCGAGCTGTGCGAGGCACTGAGCAGCCTCGGCGCCTGGGTGCGCCTGCACTATGTGTACCCGTACCCGAACGTCGACGACGTGATCCCGCTGATGGCCGCCGGCAAAATCCTGCCGTACCTGGACATCCCGTTCCAGCACGCCAGCCCGAAAGTGCTCAAGGCCATGAAGCGCCCGGCCTTCGAAGACCGCACCCTGGCACGCATCAAGAACTGGCGCGAGCAGTGCCCGCAGTTGGTGATTCGCTCTACCTTCATCGTCGGCTTCCCGGGCGAGACCGAGGAAGACTTCCAGTACCTGCTGGACTGGCTGACTGAAGCCCAGCTGGACCGCGTGGGCTGCTTCCAGTACTCGCCAGTAGAGGGCGCCCCGGCCAACGACTTGGGCCTGGAAGAAGTGCCGGACGACATCAAGCAGGCCCGCTGGGACCGCTTCATGGCCCACCAGCAGGCCATTAGCGCCGCCCGCCTGCAACTGCGCATCGGCAAGGAAATCGACGTGCTGATCGATGAAGTCGAAGAGCAGGGCTCGGTGGGCCGCAGCTTCTTCGATGCCCCGGAAATCGACGGCAGCGTGTTCATCGACGGCGACCATGGCTTCAAGCCGGGTGACACCGTGCGTTGCCGTGTGGTGGATGCCGACGAATACGACATGTGGGCTGAACCCATCTAA
- a CDS encoding DUF5666 domain-containing protein: MTFFARCFSAVTFALVFGVSLVAPAEVAAAPVCVSRDEVGMAGAAGLQFPGGVGGTGAKTGGVGGTGVRSDNGGVGGSGAPLPQRPGGTGGTGAVAEGVDGRHGGVGGTGAPNQRPGGTGGTGIVGTITGFASICVNGMEVHYGKDVPVSENGAPASSAHLAIGQVVAVEAFATQRGLQAGRISILNVFEGPLTALPNASAPLRVMGQPVRLGAGARVAEGLRPGEPVKVSGLRDANGEVVASRIERAPGLREASAIGAVDRAGSLQGLKLGTRVAPAREVLVRGQWTGRQLEVAQTRADPSLPFAGRVQQAVVEGLVQRTQARQLVVAGIHVTLGQGTVIVGKQPGALALDQRVRVSGVLSGNHELRATRVEFQGDRSDNPDRGNSGHGNEHGSSDAGGSGNSGHGASDVTSGRSESSEDHSGRSAVEDSSGHGSGGSVDKSGKSELVETVEQRESSNSGSSGRVEKVEVEKAEKVEKVEKVEKVEKPEKVEKVEKVEKPEKVEKVEKVEKVEKVEKVEKVEKVEKAEKVEKPEKVDRVEKVEKIEIVERPEKVETAEKVEHPERSGR; encoded by the coding sequence ATGACTTTCTTCGCGCGCTGCTTCAGTGCCGTCACGTTCGCCCTGGTTTTCGGGGTGAGCCTGGTGGCGCCTGCCGAGGTAGCCGCAGCGCCGGTGTGTGTCAGCCGCGACGAAGTGGGTATGGCCGGTGCTGCCGGCCTGCAGTTCCCGGGGGGTGTAGGCGGTACCGGGGCCAAGACGGGCGGTGTCGGCGGTACCGGTGTGCGCAGTGATAACGGCGGTGTCGGTGGCAGCGGCGCGCCACTCCCACAACGCCCCGGTGGTACCGGCGGTACTGGCGCGGTGGCGGAAGGTGTGGACGGCCGCCACGGTGGTGTAGGCGGTACCGGAGCGCCGAACCAGCGCCCGGGTGGCACTGGCGGTACAGGTATCGTCGGCACCATCACTGGGTTTGCCTCGATCTGTGTCAACGGCATGGAAGTGCATTACGGCAAGGACGTGCCGGTGAGTGAAAACGGTGCACCTGCCAGCAGTGCTCACCTGGCGATCGGGCAGGTTGTGGCGGTGGAGGCATTTGCCACCCAGCGCGGCCTGCAAGCAGGGCGTATTTCCATCCTCAACGTCTTTGAAGGGCCGCTGACGGCGCTGCCCAATGCCTCGGCACCGCTGCGGGTCATGGGCCAACCGGTACGGCTTGGTGCAGGCGCGCGGGTAGCCGAAGGGCTGCGCCCGGGCGAACCGGTCAAGGTCAGCGGCTTGCGCGATGCCAACGGTGAGGTGGTGGCCAGCCGCATCGAGCGGGCGCCGGGGCTGAGGGAGGCCAGCGCCATCGGTGCGGTCGACCGTGCTGGCAGCCTCCAAGGCCTGAAGTTGGGGACCCGCGTGGCGCCTGCCCGGGAAGTATTGGTGCGCGGCCAGTGGACCGGGCGCCAACTGGAAGTGGCGCAAACCCGCGCGGACCCGAGCCTGCCGTTTGCCGGCCGGGTGCAGCAGGCGGTGGTCGAAGGGCTGGTGCAGCGCACGCAGGCACGGCAACTGGTGGTGGCTGGCATCCATGTGACACTGGGGCAGGGCACCGTGATTGTCGGCAAGCAGCCTGGGGCGCTGGCGCTGGATCAACGGGTTAGGGTGAGCGGGGTGCTTAGTGGAAATCACGAGCTGCGGGCAACCCGTGTGGAGTTCCAGGGCGACCGTAGCGATAACCCGGACAGGGGCAATTCGGGGCATGGCAATGAGCACGGCAGCAGTGACGCTGGCGGCTCGGGCAACAGCGGCCATGGTGCAAGCGATGTGACCAGCGGGCGTAGCGAAAGCAGTGAGGATCACAGCGGGCGTAGTGCCGTTGAAGACTCCAGTGGGCATGGCAGCGGTGGAAGCGTGGACAAGTCAGGCAAGTCGGAGCTTGTCGAAACCGTGGAACAACGCGAGAGCAGCAACAGTGGCAGCTCCGGACGGGTCGAGAAGGTCGAAGTCGAAAAAGCCGAGAAGGTCGAGAAGGTCGAAAAAGTAGAGAAGGTCGAAAAACCCGAAAAAGTGGAGAAAGTGGAGAAAGTAGAGAAGCCTGAAAAGGTCGAGAAGGTGGAAAAGGTAGAAAAAGTCGAAAAGGTCGAGAAGGTCGAGAAGGTGGAAAAAGTAGAAAAGGCCGAGAAGGTCGAAAAGCCTGAGAAAGTCGACAGGGTAGAAAAAGTCGAGAAAATCGAAATTGTCGAAAGGCCGGAAAAGGTAGAGACCGCTGAAAAAGTAGAGCACCCAGAGCGATCTGGGCGTTAG
- a CDS encoding DUF6502 family protein — translation MQSPTLPPSMLSALRRVMRPLVRLMLRRGVTYTLFADMLKEVFVDVAHREFRLDGTVPTDSRISLLTGVHRKDVRRLRSDGEASSAALPENITFGAQLVTLWTTSEPFCSAPGQALALPRLASVGGDCSFDALVAKVSTDIRGRVVLDEWLRLGIVRLDEQDCVHLEAQAFVPQKGFDEKAAYFGHNLHDHACAAVHNLSGEGQPFFERSVHYDALSSASVEHLREVVAKDGMQALLAFSRLASDLESVDVPSAEQRQRITVGLYFYTEATAPELSKTPTP, via the coding sequence ATGCAATCGCCCACCTTACCCCCGTCGATGTTAAGCGCACTGCGGCGTGTCATGCGCCCGCTGGTGCGTTTGATGCTGCGCCGAGGGGTTACCTACACGCTATTCGCCGACATGCTCAAGGAAGTCTTCGTCGACGTGGCCCATCGCGAGTTTCGCCTGGACGGCACAGTGCCAACCGACAGCCGCATCAGCCTGCTGACAGGCGTTCATCGCAAGGATGTGCGGCGGCTACGCAGCGACGGTGAGGCGTCGAGCGCGGCGCTGCCGGAAAACATCACCTTTGGTGCTCAGTTGGTCACTCTGTGGACCACTAGCGAGCCGTTCTGCTCCGCGCCTGGCCAGGCGCTAGCGTTGCCGCGCTTGGCAAGTGTCGGTGGCGATTGCTCCTTCGACGCCTTGGTGGCGAAAGTCAGCACCGACATCCGCGGGCGTGTGGTGCTGGATGAGTGGTTGCGCTTGGGCATCGTCCGCCTCGACGAGCAAGACTGTGTGCACCTGGAAGCCCAGGCATTCGTGCCGCAAAAAGGCTTTGATGAAAAGGCCGCGTACTTTGGCCACAACTTGCATGACCATGCCTGTGCAGCGGTGCATAACCTGAGTGGCGAAGGCCAGCCATTTTTTGAACGCAGCGTGCACTACGATGCCTTGAGCTCGGCCAGTGTCGAGCATTTGCGTGAAGTGGTTGCCAAGGATGGCATGCAGGCACTGCTTGCCTTCAGCCGGCTCGCATCAGACCTGGAAAGCGTCGACGTACCCAGTGCCGAGCAACGTCAGCGCATCACTGTCGGGCTTTATTTCTACACTGAAGCCACCGCCCCCGAATTGTCGAAGACCCCAACCCCATGA
- a CDS encoding GNAT family N-acetyltransferase, producing the protein MQSVLTLQTPRLSDYSELVQVWEDSVRATHDFLPDGYIVLLREQVLRRYLDAVMLVCCKDRQRICGFAGVANGRVDMLFVAPDYRGKGVGKRLLRYAIDELNAERLDVNEQNPQALGFYLHEGFEVMGRSATDGLGQPYPLLHMRLRKKA; encoded by the coding sequence ATGCAATCGGTACTGACGCTGCAAACCCCGCGCTTGAGCGACTACAGCGAGCTGGTACAGGTGTGGGAGGACTCGGTACGCGCCACCCACGACTTTCTGCCGGATGGCTATATCGTTTTGCTCCGCGAACAAGTGCTGCGGCGCTATCTCGACGCAGTGATGCTGGTCTGTTGCAAGGATCGCCAGCGCATCTGTGGCTTCGCCGGGGTTGCCAACGGGCGTGTGGACATGCTGTTCGTCGCACCTGACTACCGTGGCAAAGGGGTGGGCAAGCGCCTGCTGCGCTATGCGATCGACGAACTGAATGCCGAGCGCCTGGACGTCAACGAACAGAACCCGCAAGCCCTGGGCTTTTACCTGCATGAAGGCTTCGAGGTGATGGGCCGTTCGGCAACCGACGGCTTGGGCCAGCCCTATCCGCTACTGCACATGCGCCTGCGCAAAAAGGCGTAA
- a CDS encoding rRNA pseudouridine synthase — protein MSEPVRLSKRLIEQLGCSRREAELYIEGGWVTVDGVVVEQPQFKVEQQRVELLPGARAETLEPVTLLLNQPLGMDNESARASMHMGTLSEAHSEGVRALHGHFARQVCVAPLERGASGLQVFTQDWRVARKIEADLRRLEQEFIVEVRGETTAQALERLARGATRNDRELPKTKASWQNETHLRMVLKNPQPGQIAELCAYLRLELVGMRRIRLGGVSMGKLPLGQWRYLATTERF, from the coding sequence ATGTCCGAACCCGTACGCCTGTCCAAACGCCTTATCGAACAGCTGGGCTGTTCCCGCCGCGAGGCCGAGTTGTATATCGAAGGCGGCTGGGTCACGGTCGATGGCGTGGTGGTCGAGCAGCCCCAGTTCAAGGTCGAGCAGCAGCGTGTCGAGCTGCTGCCGGGCGCCCGTGCCGAAACCCTGGAGCCGGTAACCCTGCTGTTGAACCAGCCGCTTGGCATGGACAACGAAAGCGCCCGCGCCAGCATGCACATGGGCACCCTCAGCGAGGCCCACAGCGAAGGCGTGCGCGCCCTGCACGGGCATTTTGCCCGGCAGGTTTGCGTGGCGCCGCTGGAGCGCGGGGCCAGCGGCCTGCAGGTATTTACCCAAGACTGGCGGGTGGCCCGCAAGATCGAGGCCGACCTGCGCCGCCTGGAACAGGAATTCATCGTTGAAGTGCGCGGCGAGACCACAGCCCAGGCCCTGGAGCGCCTGGCGCGCGGTGCCACCCGCAACGACCGCGAGCTGCCTAAAACCAAGGCCAGCTGGCAGAACGAAACCCACCTGCGCATGGTCTTGAAAAACCCGCAGCCTGGGCAAATTGCCGAGCTGTGCGCCTACCTGCGCCTGGAATTGGTGGGCATGCGCCGTATTCGCCTCGGCGGTGTGTCGATGGGCAAACTGCCCCTGGGCCAGTGGCGCTACCTGGCCACTACCGAACGTTTCTAA
- a CDS encoding DUF1456 family protein: MNHNDVLRSLRYMLKVNDAKMVEIIGQTGLEVHPLVLATYLKKEDEEGFVRCPERVMAHFLDGLVMHRRGKDDSRPAQPIELPVTNNLILKKLRVAFELKEDDLHAILKSVNFPVSKPELSALFRKAGHDNYRPCGDQLLRNFLKGLTLRVRG, from the coding sequence ATGAACCACAACGACGTCCTGCGCAGCCTGCGCTACATGCTCAAGGTGAACGACGCCAAAATGGTCGAGATCATCGGCCAAACCGGCCTTGAGGTGCATCCCCTGGTGCTGGCCACCTACCTGAAGAAGGAAGACGAGGAAGGCTTCGTGCGGTGCCCGGAACGGGTCATGGCGCACTTTCTCGACGGCCTGGTGATGCACCGGCGCGGCAAGGATGATAGCCGCCCGGCGCAGCCAATCGAACTGCCGGTGACCAACAACCTCATCCTCAAGAAGCTGCGGGTGGCCTTCGAGCTCAAAGAAGATGACCTGCACGCGATCCTCAAATCGGTGAATTTCCCGGTCAGCAAACCCGAGCTGAGCGCGCTGTTCCGCAAGGCCGGGCACGATAACTATCGCCCGTGTGGCGACCAGTTGCTGCGCAACTTCCTCAAGGGCCTGACCCTGCGCGTGCGCGGCTGA
- the tsaA gene encoding tRNA (N6-threonylcarbamoyladenosine(37)-N6)-methyltransferase TrmO, whose amino-acid sequence MQHSVAPVGIVRSCFKEKFAIPRQPQLAPAARGVLELLPPFDQGDAVQGLEQVSHVWLLFLFHQALEDKPRLKVRPPRLGGNKSMGVFATRATHRPNGIGQSVVRLEAVEPGRLLLSGIDLLDGTPVLDIKPYVPYADSIVGARNQMASDAPAVITVQWGDNALPQAREHALRLGEPLVELIEQCLAQDPRPAYQVPPPARVYGVKFWDVQVRWHYPQPEVIRVLEVGLA is encoded by the coding sequence ATGCAGCATAGCGTTGCCCCGGTCGGCATCGTGCGCTCCTGTTTCAAGGAGAAGTTCGCCATCCCGCGCCAGCCGCAATTGGCGCCCGCCGCACGCGGTGTACTCGAGTTGCTACCACCGTTCGACCAAGGCGATGCGGTGCAGGGGCTGGAGCAGGTCAGCCATGTCTGGCTGCTGTTCCTGTTCCACCAGGCCCTGGAGGACAAACCGCGCCTCAAGGTGCGGCCACCGCGCCTGGGCGGCAACAAGAGCATGGGTGTTTTCGCCACCCGCGCCACCCACAGGCCCAATGGCATCGGCCAGTCGGTGGTGCGCCTGGAGGCCGTGGAGCCCGGGCGCCTGCTGCTGTCCGGTATCGACCTGCTCGATGGCACGCCGGTGCTCGACATCAAGCCCTATGTACCGTACGCCGACAGCATCGTCGGCGCCCGCAACCAGATGGCCAGCGACGCGCCCGCCGTGATCACCGTGCAGTGGGGCGACAACGCCCTGCCCCAGGCCCGCGAACATGCGCTGCGCCTGGGTGAGCCGCTGGTGGAGCTGATCGAGCAATGCCTCGCGCAGGACCCACGGCCGGCCTACCAGGTGCCACCGCCAGCGCGGGTGTATGGGGTGAAGTTCTGGGATGTGCAGGTGCGCTGGCATTACCCGCAGCCGGAGGTGATCCGGGTGTTGGAGGTGGGCCTGGCCTGA
- a CDS encoding dicarboxylate/amino acid:cation symporter — protein MTTRQPLYKSLYIQVLVAITIGILLGHFYPETGVALKPLGDGFVKLIKMVIAPIIFCTVVSGIAGMQSMKSVGKTGGYALLYFEIVSTIALIIGLVVVNVVKPGAGMHIDVTTLNASSVAAYAAAGAQQTTVGFLLNIIPNTVVGAFANGDILQVLMFSVIFGFALHRLGSYGKPVLDLIDRFAHVMFNIINMIMKLAPVGAFGAMAFTIGQYGVGSLVQLGYLMACFYVTCLLFVLVVLGGICRAHGFSVLKLIRYIREELMIVLGTSSSESALPRMLAKMERLGAKKSVVGLVIPTGYSFNLDGTSIYLTMAAVFIAQATDTTMDITHQITLLLVLLVASKGAAGVTGSGFIVLAATLSAVGHLPVAGLALILGIDRFMSEARALTNLVGNAVATVVVAKWVNEMDDDKLASELASGGSPLLDTRPTDDLGVAEGPAR, from the coding sequence ATGACGACACGTCAGCCGCTGTACAAATCCCTGTATATCCAGGTGTTGGTCGCCATCACCATCGGCATCCTGCTCGGCCACTTCTACCCCGAAACCGGCGTTGCTCTCAAACCGTTGGGTGACGGGTTCGTCAAACTGATCAAGATGGTCATCGCCCCCATCATCTTCTGCACCGTGGTCAGCGGCATTGCTGGCATGCAGAGCATGAAATCGGTCGGCAAGACCGGCGGCTATGCGCTGCTGTACTTCGAAATCGTCTCCACCATCGCCCTGATCATCGGCCTCGTCGTCGTCAACGTGGTCAAGCCAGGCGCTGGCATGCACATCGATGTCACCACCCTGAACGCCAGCAGCGTTGCCGCTTACGCCGCAGCCGGCGCACAGCAGACCACCGTGGGCTTCCTGCTCAACATCATCCCTAATACCGTGGTCGGTGCCTTCGCCAACGGCGACATCCTGCAAGTGCTGATGTTCTCGGTGATCTTCGGCTTCGCCTTGCACCGCCTGGGCAGCTACGGCAAGCCGGTGCTCGACCTGATCGACCGCTTTGCCCACGTCATGTTCAACATCATCAACATGATCATGAAGCTGGCGCCGGTCGGTGCGTTCGGCGCCATGGCCTTCACCATCGGCCAGTATGGCGTGGGTTCGCTGGTACAGCTGGGCTACCTGATGGCGTGCTTCTACGTCACCTGCCTGCTGTTCGTGCTGGTGGTGCTCGGCGGTATCTGCCGCGCCCACGGCTTCAGTGTTCTCAAGCTGATCCGCTACATCCGTGAAGAGCTGATGATCGTGCTGGGTACCTCCTCTTCGGAATCTGCCCTGCCACGCATGCTGGCCAAGATGGAGCGCCTGGGTGCCAAGAAATCCGTGGTTGGCCTGGTAATCCCGACTGGCTACTCGTTCAACCTGGACGGCACCTCGATCTACCTGACCATGGCCGCGGTGTTCATCGCCCAGGCTACCGACACCACCATGGACATCACCCATCAGATCACCCTGCTGCTGGTGCTGCTGGTGGCCTCCAAAGGTGCTGCAGGTGTTACCGGTTCGGGCTTCATCGTCCTGGCCGCGACCCTCTCGGCGGTTGGCCACTTGCCGGTTGCCGGCCTGGCGCTGATCCTCGGCATCGACCGCTTCATGTCCGAAGCGCGCGCCCTGACCAACCTGGTCGGCAACGCTGTTGCCACCGTGGTCGTTGCCAAGTGGGTCAATGAAATGGACGACGACAAGCTGGCTTCGGAGCTTGCTTCCGGTGGTTCGCCGCTGCTCGATACCCGTCCGACCGACGACCTGGGTGTTGCTGAAGGCCCAGCTCGTTGA
- a CDS encoding ATP-binding protein: MIRSLRIRLMLAAAVLALLFMLALLPALQKAFSLALQESIEQRLASDVTTLISAARIEHGQLQMPTLLPDERYNLPYTGLLGYIFDRDGNLVWQSRATADRHINYRPRYDGRGNEFARIHQADGEEFFVYDVEIKLLGGQSAAYSIVALQPLSEYKATLNGLREKLYLGFGAALLALMALLWAGLTWGLRSLRRLSHELDEVESGARDGLSGEHPRELLRLTRSLNRLLRSEREQRTRYRDSLDDLAHSLKTPLAVLQGVGESLQQRSGEREAARVLQSQIERMSQQIDYQLQRASLRKSGLVRHSVLLRPLLDSLCSTLGKVYRDKRVSVALDLPPAAQVPVEQGALLELLGNLLENAYRLSLGQVRVSLAQAPGQVTLCIEDDGPGVPVDQRERILERGERLDSQHPGQGIGLAVVKDIVDSYDAELSLGDSPLGGAAFRLTFNLE, translated from the coding sequence GTGATCCGTTCCCTGCGGATACGCCTGATGCTGGCCGCCGCGGTGCTGGCACTGCTGTTCATGCTGGCGCTGCTGCCGGCATTGCAGAAGGCCTTTAGCCTGGCCCTGCAGGAATCGATCGAGCAGCGCTTGGCCTCGGACGTGACCACGCTGATTTCAGCCGCGCGTATCGAGCATGGCCAGTTGCAGATGCCTACGCTGCTACCGGACGAGCGCTACAACCTGCCGTACACCGGGCTGCTTGGCTATATTTTCGACCGCGACGGCAACCTGGTCTGGCAGTCGCGCGCCACCGCCGACCGGCATATCAACTACCGCCCGCGATATGACGGGCGCGGCAACGAATTTGCCCGGATTCACCAGGCCGATGGCGAAGAGTTCTTCGTCTACGACGTCGAAATAAAGCTGCTGGGCGGCCAAAGCGCGGCCTACAGCATTGTTGCCCTGCAGCCGCTGAGCGAATACAAGGCCACCCTCAATGGCCTGCGCGAAAAGCTCTACCTTGGCTTCGGCGCCGCCTTGCTGGCGCTCATGGCGTTGCTGTGGGCTGGACTGACCTGGGGCCTGCGCTCGTTGCGCCGGCTCAGCCACGAGCTGGACGAGGTGGAGTCGGGAGCGCGTGATGGCCTGAGCGGCGAGCACCCTCGCGAGTTGCTACGGCTGACCCGCTCACTTAACCGCCTGTTGCGCAGTGAGCGTGAGCAACGCACGCGCTACCGGGATTCGCTGGACGACTTGGCGCACAGCCTGAAGACGCCGCTGGCGGTGCTGCAGGGGGTGGGCGAGAGCCTGCAGCAGCGCAGCGGCGAGCGCGAGGCGGCGCGCGTGCTGCAAAGCCAGATCGAGCGCATGAGCCAGCAGATCGACTACCAATTGCAACGTGCCAGCCTGCGCAAAAGTGGCCTGGTCCGCCACAGCGTGTTGCTGCGGCCGTTGCTCGATAGCCTGTGCAGCACGCTGGGCAAGGTGTACCGGGACAAGCGGGTAAGCGTGGCCCTCGACCTGCCCCCCGCAGCGCAGGTGCCGGTGGAGCAGGGCGCGCTGCTGGAACTGCTGGGCAACCTGCTGGAAAACGCCTACCGCCTAAGCCTGGGCCAGGTGCGCGTGAGCCTGGCTCAGGCGCCTGGGCAAGTGACCTTGTGCATCGAGGACGATGGGCCAGGGGTGCCGGTCGACCAGCGTGAGCGCATTCTGGAGCGTGGAGAGCGGTTGGACAGCCAGCACCCGGGGCAGGGCATTGGCCTGGCGGTGGTCAAGGATATCGTCGACAGCTATGACGCCGAGCTGAGCCTAGGGGATTCGCCCTTGGGCGGCGCTGCCTTCAGGCTTACCTTCAACCTGGAGTGA
- a CDS encoding response regulator yields the protein MKLLVVEDEALLRHHLCTRLGESGHVVEAVADAEEALYQAGQYHFDLAIIDLGLPGISGLELITRLRSQAKNFPILILTARGNWQDKVEGLAAGADDYLVKPFQFEELEARLNALLRRSSGFTQSTIAAGPLVLDLNRKQATLDAQPLALTAYEYRILEYLMRHHQQVVAKDRLMEQLYPGDEERDPNVIEVLVGRLRRKLEGDHGFKPIDTVRGLGYLFTERCR from the coding sequence ATGAAACTGCTGGTGGTCGAGGACGAAGCCCTGCTTCGCCATCACCTCTGTACCCGCTTGGGCGAAAGTGGCCATGTGGTCGAGGCCGTCGCCGATGCCGAAGAGGCGCTGTACCAAGCCGGGCAGTACCACTTCGACCTGGCCATTATCGACCTTGGTCTGCCGGGCATCAGTGGCCTGGAGCTGATTACGCGCCTGCGCAGCCAGGCCAAGAACTTCCCCATTCTGATCCTCACCGCCCGCGGCAATTGGCAGGACAAGGTCGAAGGCCTGGCCGCCGGAGCCGACGATTACCTGGTCAAGCCGTTCCAGTTCGAAGAGCTCGAAGCGCGGCTGAATGCCCTGTTGCGCCGCTCCAGTGGCTTTACCCAGTCGACCATCGCCGCAGGCCCTCTGGTGCTCGACCTCAACCGCAAGCAAGCCACCCTCGACGCACAGCCGCTGGCCCTGACCGCCTACGAATACCGCATCCTCGAGTACCTCATGCGCCATCACCAGCAGGTAGTGGCCAAAGACCGCCTGATGGAGCAGCTGTACCCGGGGGACGAGGAACGCGACCCTAATGTTATCGAAGTGCTGGTCGGCCGCTTGCGCCGCAAGCTTGAAGGCGATCACGGCTTCAAACCCATCGACACCGTGCGCGGCCTGGGCTACCTGTTCACCGAGCGTTGCCGGTGA
- a CDS encoding outer membrane beta-barrel protein, with the protein MKTFNSLLAAMAVCAAGLTTAQAADDNFASLTYGQTSDKVRKSGLLQSNTDHLNADGIIGKDDTWGVRLGKVNDQGRYYMTYDNVSGDHSGLKLRQENLLGSYDLFLPVGDTTKLFGGGSLGVTKLTQDSPGASRDSDYGYAYGLQAGVIQDITDKASVELGYRYLRTNAATEVGAQGGPKEGTLRLTSSAQTYLAASYKF; encoded by the coding sequence ATGAAAACCTTCAATTCCCTGCTTGCCGCCATGGCCGTCTGCGCCGCCGGCCTCACCACCGCCCAGGCCGCTGATGACAACTTCGCCAGCCTGACCTACGGCCAGACCAGCGACAAGGTTCGCAAGTCCGGCCTACTTCAAAGCAACACCGACCACCTCAACGCCGACGGCATCATCGGCAAGGACGACACCTGGGGCGTGCGCCTGGGCAAGGTCAATGACCAAGGCCGCTACTACATGACCTACGACAACGTCTCGGGCGACCACAGCGGCCTCAAGTTGCGCCAGGAAAACCTGCTGGGCAGCTATGACTTGTTCCTGCCGGTGGGCGATACCACCAAGCTGTTCGGCGGGGGCAGCCTGGGCGTGACCAAGCTGACCCAGGACTCGCCGGGTGCCAGCCGGGATAGCGACTACGGTTATGCCTACGGCCTGCAGGCCGGGGTAATCCAGGACATCACCGACAAGGCTTCGGTGGAGCTGGGCTACCGTTACCTGCGCACCAACGCGGCCACCGAAGTGGGCGCACAGGGTGGGCCGAAGGAAGGCACCCTGCGCCTGACCAGTAGCGCGCAGACATACCTGGCTGCAAGCTACAAGTTCTGA